DNA from Pseudocitrobacter corydidari:
CCTTCGCGCAGTACTTTATGACAATGGATTGGCGTGCTCCGATCCTGGCTATTCTCATTATTCTGGCGGGTGTCGTCATGTATTTCCCGTTCTTTAAAATGTACGAACGCAGTTTAATCAAGAAAGATGAGGAACTCGATCAACAGAATAAAAAATACGATGACTTAGGATTAGACTTTTAACACTTGCACACTTAAGAAAAAACCGCTGATAAATCAGCGGTTTCAGATTACTGACAACGTGCGCTTTGTTATTGCCGGATGCGGCGTAAACGCCTTATCCGGCCTACAAAATATGGCAGAAATAACGTAGGCCTGATAAGCGTAGCGCATCAGGCAATTTTGCGTTTGTAATATTCAGCATTAACGATCACTCGTCGCTCATATCCCCTTCCTGCTTCATCTGCACCGCCCAACGCTGTGCAGACTCGGGTACGCTAAACGCCTGCGAACGCCGGAAAGCGTTCCCCATCAACACAAACGCAACATATTTCCCGCGCAGCAGCCACACATCACGAAAGCCGTCCACCTTGGTAGCGTGATCGGGAGGAGCGGGTTCGGTTCGGGGAATGTAGCTGATGACCTGTCGGTTTTGTTGGCGAAGCGGTTTCATAAACGGTTATTTCAATCACTCGGGCAAAAACAGGAATATTCTATAATAGCCGATTTATCCCCGCCCCGTCGCGCCTTACGTGGTTTTCTGGCGTCGGAATGGCGCTTTTACCGGCACCATTAGCCCCTGAGTTCCTGATAAAACATGATATTGCTCTATAGTTAGAAGGGTTTTGCCGCAAAATCGGCCAACTTTCAGTAATGGAAACAGGAGATGAGCATGTCGGATCAACACAATAAACCCAAAACCCATCAATCACCGGTCCACGATTCGAGCGAATCAAAACCCGGTCTGGATTCCCTGGCACCTGCGGACGGTTCCTGGAGACCGACACCTAAACCTACCGCTCCAGGCGAAGAACCTACCGCGCCGGGAAGTCTGAAAGCGCCAAAAACCAGCAATGAGAAACTTAAGGCGCTTGATAAGCAGCGTAAAGGCGGCGAAAACTTCCCGCTGACGACCAATCAGGGCGTTCGTATTGCTGATGACCAGAATTCTCTGCGCGCCGGTAGCCGTGGCCCTACGCTGCTGGAAGATTTTATTCTGCGCGAGAAAATCACCCACTTTGACCATGAGCGTATTCCGGAGCGCATCGTCCACGCCCGTGGTTCTGCGGCGCACGGTTATTTTCAGCCTTATGAAAGCCTGAGTGATGTCACGAAAGCGGACTTCCTTTCCTCGAAGGAGAAAATTACGCCTGTTTTCGTGCGTTTCTCAACCGTGCAAGGTGGCGCGGGGTCAGCCGATACGGTGCGTGATATCCGCGGCTTTGCCACCAAGTTTTATACCGATGAGGGTATTTTTGACCTGGTCGGCAATAACACCCCCATCTTCTTTATTCAGGATGCGTTGAAATTCCCTGATTTTGTTCATGCGGTAAAACCTGAGCCGCATTCTGCGATGCCGCAGGGGCAAAGCGCGCATGATACGTTCTGGGACTACGTCTCACTGCAGCCGGAAACACTGCACAACGTGTTCTGGGCGATGTCGGACCGCGGGATCCCCCGAAGCTATCGCACCATGGAAGGCTTTGGCATTCATACGTTCCGTTTAATCAATGCCGAAGGGAAAGCGACGTTTGTACGTTTCCACTGGAAGCCGGTCGCCGGAAAGGCGTCCCTGCTGTGGGATGAATCGCAGAAACTTACGGGGCGCGATCCCGACTTCCACCGCCGCGACCTGTGGGAAGCGATTGAAGCGGGCGATTACCCGGAATATGAACTGGGGCTGCAACTCATCCCGGAAGAGGATGAATTCAAATTCGACTTCGACCTGCTCGACCCGACCAAGCTTATTCCCGAAGAGCTGGTCCCGGTGCAGCGCGTCGGGAAAATGGTGCTTAACCGCAATCCGGATAACTTCTTCGCCGAGAATGAACAGGCCGCGTTCCACCCAGGGCATATTGTTCCCGGCCTGGATTTCAGTAACGACCCCCTGCTTCAGGGACGTCTGTTCTCCTATACCGATACGCAGATCAGCCGGCTTGGCGGGCCAAACTTCCACGAGATCCCAATTAACCGCCCAACCTGCCCGTATCACAACTTCCAGCGCGATGGCATGCATCGTCAGGATATCGATAGCAACCCGGCAAACTACGAGCCAAACTCGATCAACGATAACTGGCCGCGCGAAACACCGCCGGGGCCGAAACGTGGCGGTTTCGAGTCGTATCAGGAACGCGTTGATGGGCATAAGGTACGCGAGCGTAGCCCTTCCTTTGGTGAGTATTACGCTCAGCCTCGCCTCTTCTGGAACAGTCAGACGCCGATTGAGCAACAGCATATTATTGATGCTTTTAGTTTCGAACTCAGCAAAGTCGCACGCGAGTGGATCCGTGAACGGGTCGTTGATCAACTCGTCAGCGTCGATATTCGTCTGGCACAGGCCGTTGCAGAAAATTTAGGTATTACCCTCAGTGACGAGCAGCAAAATCGACAACCGCCTGGGGATGTCAATGGGCTGGATAAAGATCCCACCCTCAGCTTATATGCAATCCCCAGCGGTGGCGTAAAAGGACGTGTGGTGGCGGTTCTGCTTAATCAGAACACGGCATCCGCTGATGTGCTGACGCTTCTGAAAGGGCTAAAGGCACAAGGCGTGCATGCCAAACTGCTCTATTCGCGTATGGGGGAAGTGACCGCCGATGATGGTTCAAAACTGCCTGTCGCCGGTACATTTGCCGGTTCGCCTTCACTGACGGTGGATGCGGTTGTCGTGCCTGGCGGCGATCTCAGCGATCTGCTAAAAAGTGGCGACGCGCAATACTACCTGCTGGAAGCCTACAAACACCTTAAGCCAATCCTGCTGGCGGGCGATTCGCGTCAGTTTAAAGGCCTGCTAAACGTCGATAGCCAGGGCGAAGAAGGTATTGTCGAAGGCGATACGATTGCCAAATCAACCGTGGAAGATTTGCTCAGTCTGGTCGCAGCGCATCGCGTTTGGTCACGCGCTGGCAAAGCGGCGGCGATACCGGCATAAAAAAATGCCCGGTGACGGATGACCGGGCAAAAAGCACAACATTCTCTCAACTCGCAGAATCAGACGTCGCGATAGGTGCCGAGACGATAACCCCGTTCCGCAATGGCATTTTTCAGCGATGGCGAAGTGAGGACATCCAGCTCAGCCAGTCGTGGGTAGCAGTAAGCGCTGCCCATGATTGTCTTATCAACAAACGCCGGGTGGCACATCACCTCAACTGAGGGTTCATCGCGTTGCACAGATTTATCCAGTACCTGCAGGAATAACGCTTCGGAAATCTCATCACCGTAGAACTCACTGCTGAATCCGGCGCTACTGCGTACGTCATCCGGTGCGCCCTCTGCCGGCGGAAGAGAGCGGTCAATACGTAACGCCACGCCCTTCTCTAAGGCAAACTTCGCCACCAGCGGGTAGATCTGCGGGATCATATGCACATGGTGATGGCTATCAATGTGCGTTGGCGCAGTGTCGAAAATGGCGACAAAGCGATCGAACTGGCATGCCAGCTCATGCGCAATTTCGTCCAGCGGCAGCGTATCGTTTTCCGCCATCTGCCAGATCCATTTCCCCAGTTTGCCTTCACGGGTCAGCCCCGGCATCTCAGAGAGCGGTTCGCCCAGCGTCAGGACAAAGTGCATTCCGACGGCCAGCTCCGGCGTACGGCGGCTCAGTTGCGCCGCATGTTCAATCTCCGCGCCGTTCACCAGCGCGGTGGTTGAGGTCACCAGTCCATTTTTACAGGCGTCGATAATGCCGTAGTTCTGCCCTTTGCTCAGGCCGAAGTCATCAGCATTGACGATCAGCAGTCGTTCCATCGTACCTCCTGTCACTTTTTCAGCTTCTCCACCGTGGCGGCAAAGTTCGGCAACCACTCTTCGTGCGCGAGGATCATTTCACGCGCGAGGATCTCCGCGTCTTTGTCAGAGCCAATCAGCGGGCTTAAGTTCATCGCCAGCTCGACGTCGTTGATGTTTCCACTCAGTGCCGCATGGCTTGCCTGAATTTCAAAGGCTTTAATGGTATGGATAAGCCCCAGCACTTTGTCATCAAAGTGCGTCAGGCGTGGGTGCGGTTTCGCGCCATCGCGGCCCAGAATCGCCGTCATTTCAACCGCCCAGTCTGCCGGGATGTTATCCACGTGGCCATTGTGCGGGAAGTTAACGTAGTGCTCAGCCTGCTTATCATTGTAGATAGCGTTGATCACTTCGCATGCGGCATCGGAGTAATACGCTCCACCGCGCTGCTCCAGCTCTTTCGGCTTGACGTTGAGGTCCGGGTTCTTGTAGAGCTCGAACAGCTGCTTTTCAACCTTCTGCACCACCTGCGCACGCGCGCCTCCCTTGTAGTACTCGCCCATCTCAATCGCCAGCATCTCTTTGGTTTTGAAATAGTAAAGCAGGTAAGAGCACGGAATCAGATTCAGAGAACGAATCAACCCTTCGCTGAACGGCAGGTCGAAGATATTTTTCACCGAGTTGGCCGTCAGGGTACCGGAAGCGACACCATCAATCAGCTCAGCGAAACGCGATTTGCCATTCACCAGCACATCGCGGATAAACACCATGTGGTTCAGGCCAAAGAGATCGATAGAAAGATCGTCCTTTTCGGAAAGATTCAGCACATCGGTGATAAACATTTTCATGCCAATCGGAATGTTGCACACGCCGATAAAGCGTTTGAAATTGGTGTGACGATATACCGCTTCGGTGACCATCCCGGCCGGGTTGGTAAAGTTGATCACCCACGCATTCGGGCACAGTTCCTGGACATCTTTAATGATGTCGAAAATAACCGGAATGGTACGCAGACCTTTGAACAGGCCACCTGCGCCGTTGGTCTCCTGGCCGAGGTAGCCGTGGCTTAGCGGAATACGTTCATCTTTTTCACGCGCTTTCAGCTGGCCCACGCGCAGCTGGGTGGTCACGAAGTCGGCATCACGCAACGCTTCACGGCGGTCGAGCGTTTTGAAGACTTTCATCGGTACGCCTGCTTTCTCCACCATCCGCTCACACAGCGCATGAATGATATCCAGCTTCTCTTTACCGCCCTCAACATCAACCAGCCACAATTCGCTTACCGGCAATTCATGGTAACGTTTGAGAAAACCTTCCAGTAATTCTGGTGTATAGCTGCTGCCGCCGCCGATGGTTACAACTTTTAATTTCTGGCTCATACTTTCTCCCTCGTGATCCACCCGCTAAATGCAGTCAACCCTCCACATTCAGCGCGGATATTAAATTTGCTGTCGCATTACTACGGGTAATACCGTAGTGCGTGAATTATTTTACTTAATGACCGTCAGTCGTTTGCGATAATTGCTCGGGGTAAAAGAGGTCAGCTTTTTGAATGTTTTAATAAACAAACTTGGACTGCTGTACCCGGATTCATACGCAATATCAGTAACGGAGTAGTTCGTAATTTCCAGTTGTTTCATGGCAAAATTGATGCGGATATCATTAATAATCTGCATCGGTGTTTTACCATAGTAGCGCTGGGTTGCTCGCGTTAAATACTCCTGAGACTTCCCGGAGAGCGCGACCATATTTTCCAGCGCACCTTCACCGAACTTCATTTTATCGTGCATGGCTTCAACCGTTGTTTTTAACCACTGCGGTGTCACATCCTGAGTTTGATCTTCACGATGATGACGCAGACGGTTAATCACATAAAAAGCCACCACTTCAATAAATTCATCGAATTCAGTTTCGCGAAAGTGTAGCGAGGCAATAACCGATTCGATATAGCTGAGAAAAGTACTTTTAACAGAGTAAACCTGCGACGCCACCAGACAAAATGGCAACAGCGGCTGATAGTGCGTGGCGAAGAAATCTTTGCTGATCCCGACGTTGAGGATACGCGTCGCACCAAACTCGTAGAAGCTCTGATGATGCGACCCCAACGGGATGAAGACAAAATCGCCGCGCTCCAGCAGGACGCGCTTGCCGTTAATCTCCTGGTAGTAGCGGCCTGTCAGCACCAGCGTGAACTCATAGTAATCATGCTGATGCAGGCCGCTTACGCTCTCCGTTTTATTGTAGATAAAGACATGAAAATTCCGGCCATCAAACAGTTGCTGTTCTCGTGCGGTGTTAATTTCCATGGTCATCATCTTAGGCTGCCTCATAATACGGATAACCTATTGTACCTTCTCGTGAAGCTCGATCAATTCGGCAACCAGCTCGCGCGCCAACATTGAGGTCATAAGGTGATCCTGAGCATGAACCAGCACCAGGCTCACCTTCATTTTTCCCTCACCCTCATCGCTTTCGATGAGTTGCGTCTGTACACGGTGCGCTTCGCTCAGTGCAATGCGCGACTGTTCCATCGTCGCTCTGGCGGTTTCAAAATCGCCTTGCTTAGCCTGTTTCAGCGCCATATAAGCGAGGCTTCGCGCCTGCCCGGAGTTAATAATCAGGCCCATCACCACTTCTTCGAGGTCATTTTCCTGCACAGGTTCTGCCGTGATATTGTCCAGATCAAACATACATTTTCCTTTTAGTGATGGCGGTAGAGTTTCCCCTACCGCACGTCATCAGAATTTCAGTGCATTCGCGATATCTTCTTCGGTCTCTTCTTCTTCGATGGCCGTTTGCGCTTTGTTGGCTACGATGACAAATGGCATGTAGATAAGCGTGGCAATAACCAGGTTGAAGAGCGCCAGCAGCAGCGCGGCGATACTTCCGTTGGTACTGAAGAAGGCGCCTAAGCCGGTTGGCATGGTCCATGGCGCCATATTGGTAATCGGCGGAATGATGCCCAGTGAGTACGCGATAATCATAATGGCGGCGAGGATTGGCTGAACCAGTACGAACGGAATCAGCATCACCGGGTTCATAATAATCGGCAGACCAAACAGAATCGGTTCGTTAATCTGGAAGATGCCTGATGGCAGCGCCAGCTTGGCAACAGAGCGGTAATCTGCGCGACGAGAAGCGATAAAGATAGCGATAATCAGGCCCAGAGTCGCACCACTACCGCCCAGGAAGACGTAGGAGTCGAGCATCGGTTTCGCCCAAACGTGGAACGATTTACCGGCTTCCAGCGCCGCGGCAACAGAACCGTACTGTTGATAGGTTGCGATGTTTTCCAGCGCCCAAGGCGTCATGATGCCGCTGTCCAGCGCGGTCAGCGCCAGGGAACCATGGATACCGAAGAACCACAGCAGCGGAACAAAGATAACGTACGCCCAACCCACAATCGCACCCATTGAGGCCAGCGGTGTGGAGATGCCGTCCATGATGATCTGGTGGAAGTTGGTGCTCCAGTGGGTCAGCGCCCAGGAGATGATCCCCATAATAGAGAGGATAATAAAGCCAGGAATAACCGCCGAGAAGGAACGTGATACGGAGGCAGGCACGCTATCCGGCAGACGGATAACCCAGTTTTTGTGCACAATAAAGGTGAACATTTCCGCGACCACCAGGCCTATAATAATGCCGGAAATAATGTTCGCCCCACCCAACCAGTTTGCTCCCACAGCATAAGCCTCGCCCACGCTGTAGGGTGTTACTGTCATGAAAGCCGCGACGGATAACAGGCCTGCCGCCAGCGAGTCAACTTTACGTTCTTCCGCGAGCGCCATACCGATAAAGAAAGGCGCCATCAGTGACATAATGCCCAACGTACCGTTGTAAACATTACCGCCAATGGCCTTAAAGCTATTTAAATTCTCAATAGTAGACGCGTCGAGGCGAATACCCATTGAATAGAAAAAAGATCCCTCACCAAAGCTTAGAAAAACGTTGTTGATTAAGACGAACATCGCACCCGCAAGGGTCAATGGCATTAACTTAATAAAACCGTTTTTAATCGCATTAACGTGAGGCTGTTTTCCTATTTTAATAGCAAAAGGAAGGAGTACCTTTTCAAGCGAACTGATCACTTTACTCATAGAAAAATACCCTTAAAGGCCGCAGCGAATACCGCGGCGTTAAATGTGAAATAACTCTTTGACGGGAAAAATAAAAAAATTACTGCGCAGCAGCTTTTTTAATTGCAGCAACGGCTGCTTTAAGAACACCTAAACCATCGACTTTACCGTAGAGTGCTGAATCAATAACCTCTACCGGTTTAGTAGGCAGCAACTTTTGAATATCTGCCTTCATGTACGCAATTTGTGGCCCCAGTAATACGACATCGGCCTGTGGGCCTTTTTCTGCGGCAAAGCTTTCTGAGAATGCTTCAATAATTACTGGTACTTCATATTTCTCCGCCTGCGCACGCATTTTGGAGACCAGTAATGAAGTCGACATCCCTGCAGAGCAAAAAAGATAGATATGTTTCTTTTCCATTCACGCTTCCTCAACTTATCGAATCTGCCATCATCGGGCTTCGTTCCATCCGCCCATGAACCCATTTCAACATCAGATGTTTCACTTTTGTTTATGAGTTGAGTATACGGTATCTCTTTGGACCAGGATAATTCCTCCTCATCCAAAATTGTCTCTCATTGACCTCGCCTTATGATTCCCTTCACACTTTGGTCAAAATAATTCGCGCAATTAAATAAGCATCAGAAACCACAAAAAAGCCCGACGAGTTCGTCGGGCTTACGTAGTGCTCAGGAAAATGAACGATTACTGTTTAGCGGCCTGCGGGTCGGTGTCGTACTCGGCACAGGTCTGATAACCAGAGTTCATGACATGGCCCGTATCGTCGAGGGCTACGAAGTAAGTCTCAGTTTTACCATCACGTTGACCCAAAATGTAGGTCTGGCAGGTACCGCGCGCATGAATCATGCTCACTTCAGAAGACGGCTTACCTGCAATCTGCGCAACCTGGCTGCGCGACATGCCTTTCTTCACATCTTTTACCACTGGCTGAGTGAACTGATCTTTCGTGCGATCGTAAGTCGTACACCCGGCTAACATGGTCAGAGCTGCTGCTGCACCCAGAAATCCTGTAACGTACTTGTTCATAAAACATCCTCTTTGTTGTTTTGTGTAGTTTAAGCCTGGAATAAAGGATCTTATTTTTCAACCTTACGCTGAAAATCGATTGGTTTTAAGAACATTCTGCTGATAAAAAAGTAAGTCGCTGAATTGCGCTAATTTACGTCACTCGGCGCGTCACGCCTTGTCGTTTCAGCCTCAAAGAGGTAGCTTTAAGGTCTTGTTCTGATGGGTATCGGCAACATCTTTTGGAGGGGTAAATGAGTTTACAGCAGGAAATCATCCAGGCGCTTGGCGTGAAACCACAGATTGACGTGCAACAGGAGATCCGCCGCAGCGTCGATTTCCTGAAATCGTATCTGCAAACTTATCCGTTTATTAAATCTCTGGTACTGGGCATCAGCGGCGGCCAGGACTCCACTCTCGCCGGCAAACTGTGCCAGCAGGCCATCAGTGAACTGCGTAAAGATAGCGGTGATAACGCGCTGCAATTTATCGCCGTGCGTCTGCCGTTCGGCGTACAGGCCGATGAGCAGGATTGCCAGGATGCCATCGCCTTTATTCAGCCGGATCGCGTTCTGACCGTTAATATCAAAGGCGCAGTCCTCGCCAGCGAAGAAGCCCTGCGAGAAGCAGGAATTGAACTGAGCGACTTCGTTCGCGGCAACGAAAAAGCGCGTGAACGCATGAAAGCCCAGTACAGCATCGCCGGGATGACCAAAGGTGTGGTGGTCGGCACCGACCACGCGGCGGAAGCGGTGACGGGCTTCTTCACCAAGTACGGCGATGGCGGTACCGACATTAACCCGATTTTCCGTCTGAATAAGCGTCAGGGAAAACAGCTACTGGCCGCGCTGGGCTGCCCGGAGCATCTGTATCTGAAAGCGCCAACGGCGGATCTGGAAGACGATCGCCCTTCTCTGCCCGACGAAGTGGCGCTGGGTGTGACTTATGAAAACATCGACGACTACCTGGAAGGCAAAACCGTCGCGCCTGAGCTGGCGAAGATTATCGAAGGGTGGTACGTGAAAACGGAGCATAAACGCCGCCCGCCGATTACGGTGTTTGACGATTTCTGGAAAAAGTAACTTTCCCGCCCCGGTGTCATGCCGGGGCGTTTTTTACCAACCTCCTCCGCCACCGCCGCCAGAACCGCCGCCGGATGAACCTCCGCCAGATGAGCCTGAGCCGCTTGAGCCCGATGATGATCCGGAACCACCACTGGCGCTCGGCGTTGCGCTTGAGGATGAATGACAGCACCGATTAAAGTCACTGATGGTGTCCCAGTCCGCGAGGCTGTATACGCCCGGCACGGCGCTTGTGTGGGCCAGATGCCGGGCAAAAGTGTTTGCCCAGGTATTGCCAACACCTAAAGCCAACGCAATCGGCAGCAAACTTTCAAAATGCGTCAGCAGTTGATCGGGCGGGAAAAGCGTCTCGTAGCGATGTTTCTCTGCCGCGCTGATATAGCGTTTCAGGCCTTTGGCAATCGCCAGTTCGTTTAGACCTCGCTGGGTGTAGCGCGGCGCGCGCCAGGCAAACACCAAACACAGAATAGCGGCGAGTAACACCGCACCAAAGTAACCCGCGGGAACGGGTGTCGTCACCAGCACATTGAAAAAAAGACTTCCCATCCCTATCAGAAATGGAGAAACCATCAGGAAAACCATAACGCCTATCCTGCGCCGCGCTCCTGGGCGGCAAAGGGAGGAGAGCGTAAAACAGGTCAGCGCAATGCCTACCCCCACCACAATGACTATCGGTAACGTCAGGGCCGCAACCTTACCGCCAGACGTGATGCCACACAGTAAAGGTATGAGCATCGCAAGCCAGATCCCCCGCCAAAGCGCTTTACCCCATTTAAAAAACAGTTTCTCTTCAAGGTCGCGGTAACGTTTCTCTGTCGCGTTGCGCGCCTGCTGCATTCGCTCCTGATGCGGCACGCTAATGTTGAGACTTTTTCGTTTGCCGCGGAATAAGACACTCAGCAGGCTGCGGTCATCGGCATTCAATACCGTCCTGCCGTCGTCTGCTAAGCGGGTTAAAGAGAAATCATTTTTGCCTGTTTTTCCCCACACACTGGTATCTTTATTTTTCTGGACCGTCAGCGTAACGGCGCGTTTTCCTACCAGATCCAGCACATCGCTGCTAAAGACCACGTCATCAAAATCACGCTGACACAGAAAACGCAGATAACCCGCCGTCATCGTGGCCGGATGTTCATGCAACGGCACCACGGCGGGCATTTTCAGGCCAACGGCAGAGACATTCTTCCAGCGCCACCACAGAAAATAGCTTGCCAGCAGCAGCAACGGCAGCCATAACACCCACGTTTTACTATCGGGCAGCAGAAAATGTACCCATGGAAAAAACACTTCTGGGTCGGGCGCATTCACCAGCACCGTGCGTGGCCAGGTGTATGCCACCGTTAATCCTTCGCCTTCTGCCAGTGGCTTCCAGGTCAAAACGCTGCCATCAAGCAGGATGGTAGCGGCGTTGCCTTTCGCGTCACGCCGGCCAGTATACACATCGATGGTGCTGAACCGGGTATCTCGCCCGTCCTGATTGAGGTTTGGCGCAGCGTCGGGCAATCGCAGATGAAAACTGACGCGGCTAATCGGCCAGGCCCAGTCATTGCCGGTGACGTTCCAGTAGAGCTCATCCCATTCCCGGAAGCGGCTGAAGTGATTTTTGACTCGATAATGGATGGTGTAGTGATGGATAGCAGAGCGCAGAATCTGATCGTCCCGACCAATTCGCAGCGTTAACGTGCGTGCCGTACGGTCCTCGGAATAAGGTTCTATCATACCGTCGCGTGTTACAGAGGTTATCTGATAATCAACGTAAAACGCTTTGCCGTCGGCACGCCACCATACTAACGGGAGCGTGCGAAAAATGCCGCGGCGGATAGTTTGCCCAAGAGCTACCACCGCAATTTTCTCTTCAACATCCATGCTGCCATCGGCGTTGAAGCTCGCGTGTGAATCAAAATCAGCAATGTGCTCATACATTTCATTTGGCGTAATGCTGTCACTGGCATAGCCGAGAGGGATGCTGGCACAAAGCAAAAAAAGCAAACCAATCATCTTGTCCATACGCAGAGTTCCCGATGTTCCGTATCATGATGGAAACATCGTACTCCTGCCGAATACGCGAGACGAGGTGAGCCGCCCTGTTTCAGAATCTATAAAGAAAAACCGCCGGACTTGCCCACAGCTTCTGAGAGCGTATGAGCAGGTCCGGCGGTCTTAAGTCAGTGAGCTGAGTTATTCAGCAGGTACCGGCATTTTACCTTCTGGCGCGTGACGTTCTGTCAGACGCTTCTCAAAATTAGCATTAA
Protein-coding regions in this window:
- a CDS encoding DUF2207 domain-containing protein, with amino-acid sequence MDKMIGLLFLLCASIPLGYASDSITPNEMYEHIADFDSHASFNADGSMDVEEKIAVVALGQTIRRGIFRTLPLVWWRADGKAFYVDYQITSVTRDGMIEPYSEDRTARTLTLRIGRDDQILRSAIHHYTIHYRVKNHFSRFREWDELYWNVTGNDWAWPISRVSFHLRLPDAAPNLNQDGRDTRFSTIDVYTGRRDAKGNAATILLDGSVLTWKPLAEGEGLTVAYTWPRTVLVNAPDPEVFFPWVHFLLPDSKTWVLWLPLLLLASYFLWWRWKNVSAVGLKMPAVVPLHEHPATMTAGYLRFLCQRDFDDVVFSSDVLDLVGKRAVTLTVQKNKDTSVWGKTGKNDFSLTRLADDGRTVLNADDRSLLSVLFRGKRKSLNISVPHQERMQQARNATEKRYRDLEEKLFFKWGKALWRGIWLAMLIPLLCGITSGGKVAALTLPIVIVVGVGIALTCFTLSSLCRPGARRRIGVMVFLMVSPFLIGMGSLFFNVLVTTPVPAGYFGAVLLAAILCLVFAWRAPRYTQRGLNELAIAKGLKRYISAAEKHRYETLFPPDQLLTHFESLLPIALALGVGNTWANTFARHLAHTSAVPGVYSLADWDTISDFNRCCHSSSSATPSASGGSGSSSGSSGSGSSGGGSSGGGSGGGGGGGW